The proteins below come from a single Peromyscus maniculatus bairdii isolate BWxNUB_F1_BW_parent chromosome 13, HU_Pman_BW_mat_3.1, whole genome shotgun sequence genomic window:
- the Ccdc195 gene encoding coiled-coil domain-containing protein 195, which produces MEAGIQLMQVIQEMRAEINRLQKENHALRVKLTSNSQTASGSERESEDEREEAVHGQSPGALPGGIPTGSTPAVQEQGNVMIVRRYSISPSAHSCAASDPWKARNRLPNITGTSSAHSATRNQDNEEKTLTANGYNSNSSSQRASSDHSFVCREKTKTVSFQLPRDGSSVPQNLHPLKYSTNQTTDQLSIIAEKDV; this is translated from the exons ATGGAAGCTGGCATCCAACTCATGCAGGTTATCCAAGAAATGCGGGCAGAAATCAACAGACTACAGAAAGAGAATCATGCTCTCCGTGTGAAGCTGACTTCCAATAGTCAGACAGCCTCTGGATCAGAGAGAGAATCCGAAGACGAAAGGGAAGAAGCAGTGCATGGGCAATCTCCGGGGGCCCTTCCTGGTGGTATTCCCACTGGGTCTACACCAGCTGTGCAGGAACAAG GCAATGTCATGATTGTTAGACGCTACTCCATTTCTCCATCAGCTCACTCATGTGCAGCAAGTGACCCCTGGAAAGCTAGAAACAGACTTCCAAACATCACTGGAACATCATCGGCACATTCTGCAACTAGAAATCAagacaatgaagaaaagacattGACTGCAAATGGTTACAACAGCAATAGCTCTAGCCAGAGAGCATCTTCTGATCACAGTTTTGTTTGCAG GGAGAAGACAAAGACAGTCAGTTTCCAGTTACCTAGGGATGGGTCATCAGTTCCCCAAAATTTGCATCCTTTGAAGTACTCAACAAATCAGACCACAGACCAGCTAAGCATCATTGCAGAAAAAGATGTGTGA